In the genome of Engraulis encrasicolus isolate BLACKSEA-1 chromosome 21, IST_EnEncr_1.0, whole genome shotgun sequence, the window caccgcaccccacctcctcccctctccccccccccccttacacaccccaccccacctcctccaccccctcccccctctctccccccccttctctctctttctctccatcagcTATGATTCACTCTTTCGCTGCAGCCATGAGCAACGAGCTGCTCCTCCACAAtgccaccgcctcctcctccgccacctcctccgccACCAACGCCACCTTGAACGTCACggcagccgccgccgccgccgctgcagcCGCCGCCACGACCGCCgcgggaggggggggaggggccaCCACGCTGAACCTcaacctgaacctgaacctggACCTAGACCTGAGCCTGCTCCCGGACCTGCAGAACTCCTCGCCGGGCCGAACGCCGGACTTCTCGCACCCCGGTGGTGGCCCGACGCCGCTCGGCGCCGCTGTGGTGAGCCCGTGGGACATCGCCCTGTGCGTGACGGGCACCCTCATCGCCTGCGAGAACGCCCTGGTCATCGCCATCCTGTTCTACACGCCGGCGCTCCGGGCGCCCATGTTCATCCTCATCGGCAGCCTGGCCGTGGCGGACATGCTGGCCGGCCTGGGCCTCATCCTCAACTTCGTCTTCGTCTACATCCTCAACACCGAGGTGGCCACGCTGGTCTCCGCCGCCATGCTCATCGCTGCCTTCTCCGCCTCAGTGCTCAACATCCTGGCCATCACGGTAGACCGCTACCTGTCGTTGTACAACGCGCTGACCTACCACACGGACCGCACCGTCACCTTCACCTACCTGATGGTGGCGCTGATCTGGCTGGCGTCGCTGACGCTGGGCCTGCTGCCCGCCATGGGCTGGAACTGCCTGGGCGACGTCGATGACGAGGACTCTGCGTCGTCGTCGTTTTCGTCGTCGACGTGCTCCGTCTGCCGGCCGGTGACCAAGAGCAACGCGGTGGCGCTGGCGGTGGCCTTCCTGCTGGTGCTGGCGCTCATGACGCAGCTGTACCTGCAGATCTGCCGCATCGCCCTCCGGCACGCGCAGCAGATCGCCGTGCAGCACCAGCACGGCTTCAGCGCCGCCATCAGCACCTCCAAGGGCGTGTGCACGCTCTCCGCCATCCTGTGCGCCTTCGCCGCCTGCTGGGTGCCGCTGGCCGCGTACGCCATCGTGGCCGACGCCAGCTACCCGGCCGCCTACACCTACGCCGCCGCGCTGCCCGCCACCGCCAACTCCGTCCTCAACCCCATCATCTACGCCTTCCGGAACCCGGACATCCAGAAGTCGCTGTGGCTGGCGTGCTGCGGCTGCGTGCCGACTAACCTCTCGCTGCGGCCG includes:
- the gpr185b gene encoding G-protein coupled receptor 12; the encoded protein is MSNELLLHNATASSSATSSATNATLNVTAAAAAAAAAAATTAAGGGGGATTLNLNLNLNLDLDLSLLPDLQNSSPGRTPDFSHPGGGPTPLGAAVVSPWDIALCVTGTLIACENALVIAILFYTPALRAPMFILIGSLAVADMLAGLGLILNFVFVYILNTEVATLVSAAMLIAAFSASVLNILAITVDRYLSLYNALTYHTDRTVTFTYLMVALIWLASLTLGLLPAMGWNCLGDVDDEDSASSSFSSSTCSVCRPVTKSNAVALAVAFLLVLALMTQLYLQICRIALRHAQQIAVQHQHGFSAAISTSKGVCTLSAILCAFAACWVPLAAYAIVADASYPAAYTYAAALPATANSVLNPIIYAFRNPDIQKSLWLACCGCVPTNLSLRPRASSDV